From Borreliella garinii, one genomic window encodes:
- a CDS encoding DUF1322 family protein, which yields MCKRNRELDQAIVSLNESIKKYFNLLDKIKNDRYYFPVIMNICSYNTVKKLPCDELIEVNQIADLKLEKELYELILNK from the coding sequence ATATGCAAAAGAAATAGAGAGCTTGATCAAGCCATTGTAAGTCTTAATGAGAGCATAAAAAAGTATTTTAACTTGCTTGACAAGATAAAGAACGATAGGTACTACTTTCCAGTAATAATGAATATTTGCTCGTACAACACGGTTAAGAAATTGCCTTGTGATGAGCTTATTGAAGTCAACCAGATCGCCGATCTTAAATTAGAAAAAGAATTGTATGAATTAATTCTCAATAAGTGA
- a CDS encoding OspD family protein, with product MKKLIKILLSSLFLLLSISCSLDNEGVNSKDYESKKQSILGELNRLLGQTTNSLKEAKNITDDLNASNEANKVVEVVISAVNLISSAADQVKGATKNMHDLALVAEIDLEKIKESSDKAIVAANVAKEAYNLTKAAEQNMQKLYKEQEEQLKTLSDSDEIEQASDEIKQAKEAVEIAWKATVKAKDELIDVENAVKEALDKIKTETANNTKLADIEEIAELVLQIAKNVKEIAQEVVALLNT from the coding sequence ATGAAAAAATTAATAAAAATATTACTGTCAAGTTTATTTTTACTACTCTCAATATCTTGTTCTTTAGATAATGAAGGTGTAAATTCAAAAGATTACGAATCAAAAAAACAGAGTATATTAGGTGAATTAAATCGGCTATTGGGGCAAACTACAAATTCACTAAAAGAAGCAAAAAACATAACAGATGATTTAAATGCATCAAATGAGGCAAATAAAGTTGTAGAAGTAGTTATAAGTGCGGTTAATTTAATTTCATCTGCTGCAGATCAGGTAAAAGGTGCAACAAAAAATATGCATGATTTAGCTCTAGTGGCAGAAATAGATTTAGAAAAAATAAAGGAATCTAGTGATAAAGCAATAGTTGCGGCTAATGTTGCAAAAGAAGCATATAACCTTACTAAAGCAGCAGAACAAAATATGCAAAAACTGTATAAAGAGCAGGAAGAGCAACTAAAAACACTATCTGATTCTGATGAAATAGAACAAGCTTCTGATGAAATAAAACAAGCTAAAGAGGCTGTAGAAATAGCTTGGAAAGCTACAGTAAAAGCAAAAGATGAGTTAATTGATGTAGAAAATGCAGTCAAAGAGGCATTGGATAAAATAAAGACAGAAACTGCAAACAATACAAAACTTGCAGATATAGAAGAAATAGCAGAGTTAGTATTACAAATAGCCAAGAATGTAAAGGAAATAGCGCAAGAAGTTGTGGCCCTGTTAAATACTTAA